In one Vidua chalybeata isolate OUT-0048 chromosome 4, bVidCha1 merged haplotype, whole genome shotgun sequence genomic region, the following are encoded:
- the ADRA2C gene encoding alpha-2C adrenergic receptor, with protein MDLLLLVNTSLGSPNESLALPPASPSSSALLQPPSPYSPAAVASLAAVVGFLIVFTIVGNVLVVIAVLTSRALRAPQNLFLVSLASADILVATLVMPFSLANELMNYWYFGKAWCNIYLALDVLFCTSSIVHLCAISLDRYWSVTQAVEYNLKRTPRRIKAIILTVWLISAIISFPPLISVYRDPEGDVFPQCKLNDETWYILSSCIGSFFAPCLIMVLVYIRIYRVAKLRTRTLSEKRTMPEGSSQTENGLSRAAGGCTSLRMQLGENGHYSVHHWRKASELEDIELEESSTSESRRRRSREEHRRKSKSQSFSYSYSSKHSSSRLSRASNRSMQFFSYRRRRKRSSICRKKVAQAREKRFTFVLAVVMGVFVVCWFPFFFSYSLYGICREACEVPETLFKFFFWIGYCNSSLNPVIYTIFNQDFRRSFKHILFKKKKKNFRH; from the coding sequence ATGGATCTGCTGCTGTTGGTGAACACGAGCCTGGGCTCCCCCAACGAGTCCCTGGCGCTGCCCCCCGCCTCGCCGTCCTCCTCGGCCCTCCTGCAGCCGCCCTCCCCCTACTCGCCCGCGGCCGTGGCCAGCCTGGCGGCGGTGGTGGGCTTCCTCATCGTCTTCACCATCGTGGGCAACGTGCTGGTGGTCATAGCTGTGCTCACCAGCCGGGCGCTGAGAGCCCCCCAGAACCTCTTCCTGGTGTCCCTGGCCAGCGCGGACATCCTGGTGGCTACCCTGGTCATGCCTTTCTCCTTAGCCAACGAGCTTATGAATTACTGGTACTTCGGCAAGGCTTGGTGTAACATTTACCTGGCGCTGGACGTGCTGTTCTGTACCTCGTCCATCGTCCACCTGTGCGCCATCAGCCTCGACAGGTATTGGTCGGTCACACAGGCGGTGGAGTACAACCTCAAACGGACACCGCGGCGGATCAAGGCCATCATCCTCACCGTGTGGCTCATTTCAGCCATCATCTCCTTCCCACCATTGATCTCCGTGTACCGGGACCCTGAAGGAGACGTCTTTCCCCAGTGCAAGCTCAATGACGAGACATGGTACATCCTTTCTTCTTGCATTGGCTCTTTCTTTGCCCCCTGCCTCATCATGGTGTTGGTCTATATCCGCATCTACCGCGTGGCCAAGCTAAGGACCAGGACCCTCTCTGAGAAGCGTACGATGCCAGAGGGGTCCTCCCAGACTGAGAACGGCTTGAGCCGCGCTGCTGGCGGCTGCACGTCCCTGAGGATGCAGCTGGGAGAGAACGGACATTATTCGGTGCACCACTGGCGCAAAGCCTCTGAGCTGGAGGACATtgagctggaggagagcagcacctCAGAGAGCAGGCGGAGGCGGAGCCGGGAGGAGCATCGCCGCAAAAGCAAGAGCCAGTCCTTCTCCTACTCGTACTCCTCCAAGCACTCCAGTAGCCGTCTGTCCCGTGCGAGCAATCGCTCCATGCAGTTCTTCTCGTATCGCCGGCGCCGGAAGCGTAGCAGCATCTGCCGTAAGAAAGTTGCCCAGGCCCGGGAGAAACGCTTCACTTTTGTGCTGGCTGTGGTCATGGGGGTCTTTGTAGTTTGCTGgttcccttttttcttcagctACAGCCTCTATGGTATTTGCCGGGAGGCATGTGAGGTCCCTGAGACTCTTTTCAAGTTCTTCTTCTGGATTGGGTATTGCAATAGCTCCCTCAACCCAGTCATCTACACCATCTTCAACCAGGACTTCCGCAGGTCCTTTAAACACATTCTttttaagaagaagaagaagaactTCCGGCATTGA